In the Styela clava chromosome 8, kaStyClav1.hap1.2, whole genome shotgun sequence genome, one interval contains:
- the LOC120346077 gene encoding cytochrome P450 2C3-like has translation MFVVIIALFVACITRLFLYWYKRDSRLPPGPRGIPMLGVTPFLGKQPAKTLMEWTKKYGKAYTVRLGNQETVILTDYEDIYDVHIRQTGKMGARPPFTVFDAYAKGQGIVFATPDVIKVHRPFTLHALRSLGVGKSAMENRIHQETTYLIQSIREKKGKSFSPKNLFLYVALNISCLNFLGERYSYDDKTLKTTGTLLIRGLRDNGMYILLTNTCSYLASIPPFKNAMKGYVDDMHRIADLAQEKIQEHRDSYDENDLRDYIDIFLREMKKEDHHLSFNESQLKTTLFGLLEAGSQTLSCTLQWCMIALLNYPKYHKLMEKEVNNVVGCGKKVSIADRKNMPYTQAFLYELMRKCTLVKIFDSCSMVDGVEVNGYKLPKNTGIYSIAWAVHNDPRFFPEPEKFKPERFIDPVTGTFQKSKYWIPFAIGKRNCLGEQLAQMELFIVVVTLIQNFDISIEDGAPLPSLDDGIEGVLYTPPPIKLLMTDKE, from the exons ATGTTCGTGGTCATTATCGCTTTGTTTGTGGCATGCATTACTCGATTGTTCTTATATTGGTATAAAAGAGACAGTCGCTTACCACCTGGACCAAGAGGAATACCAATGTTAGGTGTGACTCCTTTTCTTGGAAAACAACCAGCAAAAACATTAATGGAATGGACCAAAAAGTACGGTAAGGCATACACGGTTAGACTTGGTAATCAGGAGACGGTAATACTAACAGACTATGAAGACATTTACGAC GTGCATATTCGTCAAACTGGTAAAATGGGAGCTCGACCACCGTTCACTGTATTCGACGCATACGCCAAAGGCCAGGGAATAGTATTTGCAACCCCAGACGTCATAAAAGTTCATAGGCCTTTTACATTGCATGCGTTGAGAAG TTTGGGAGTTGGTAAAAGTGCAATGGAAAATCGAATTCATCAAGAAACGACATACTTGATCCAATCTATCAGAGAGAAAAAAGGAAAGTCGTTCAGCCCCAAG AATTTGTTCCTGTACGTTGCTTTGAACATATcatgtttgaattttttgggCGAGAGGTATTCATACGATGATAAGACCTTAAAGACAACTGGAACACTACTGATTCGTGG ATTAAGGGACAATGGCATGTACATTTTATTAACAAACACCTGCTCTTATCTGGCATCAATCCCGCCGTTTAAAAATGCAATGAAAGGATATGTGGATGATATGCATCGTATCGCAG ATTTAGCCCAAGAAAAGATACAAGAACACAGAGACTCGTACGATGAAAATGATTTGCGGgattatattgacatttttcttcGGGAAATGAAAAAAGAAGATCATCATTTATCATTCAAT GAAAGCCAACTGAAGACGACATTGTTTGGTTTACTTGAAGCAGGATCACAAACTCTTTCGTGTACTTTGCAATGGTGCATGATTGCGTTGCTTAACTATCCAAAATATCACAAGCTAATGGAGAAGGAAGTAAACAACGTGGTTG GTTGTGGCAAAAAAGTTTCTATAGCGGATCGCAAGAACATGCCGTACACCCAGGCATTTTTGTATGAACTGATGCGTAAATGCACacttgtcaaaatatttgatagcTGCTCTATGGTGGACGGAGTTGAAGTCAATGGTTACAAGTTACCAAAAAACACAGGG ATCTATTCGATTGCTTGGGCGGTTCATAACGATCCTCGGTTTTTCCCCGAGCCAGAGAAATTTAAACCTGAAAGATTCATCGACCCGGTAACTGGGACCTTCCAGAAATCAAAATACTGGATTCCTTTTGCAATTGGGAAAAGGAATTGTCTTGGCGAGCAACTGGCACAAATGGAGCTTTTCATTGTTGTGGTAACCTTGATTCAAAATTTCGACATATCCATTGAAGACGGTGCTCCATTGCCATCGTTGGATGACGGTATAGAAGGTGTTCTGTACACACCACCTCCAATAAAGCTACTTATGACTGATAAAGAATAA
- the LOC120345722 gene encoding cytochrome P450 2F2-like yields MLNFVITLLIVSIIGLFMNWYRRDHRLPPGPRGIPFLGVVPFLGKHPAKAITEWSKKYGKAYTARFGNKDLVILTDYEHIYDVNIRQSSKLGSRPPAHVFNATNQGRGIVFADLDVVEIHRPFTLQALKRLGMGKSSMANRIHEETSYLIQAIREKGGKPFDPKDLFLYAAMNIACLNVAGERYSYDDDTLKKMASKLVDGLRDNGIYIFLSNVCGYLASIPPFKSAIETYVNDFNQVKDTFGRKIKEHENTYDKNDLRDYIDIFLEEMKKEDHHPTFNKNQLKVTLHNLLDGGSQTLSCTLSWCMLALLHYPESYKKLKEEVDDVLDCSEKITMSDRKNMNYTQAFIHELTRRCTLIKVFDSCSITDEVEVDGYKLPKNTGIFSISWAVHNDPSCFSDPDDFNPDRFINPEDGTFQKSQNTGCHSRLENEIAWKFEISVETGTEIPSLDGGHEGALYTPLPIKLIMTERE; encoded by the exons ATGCTTAATTTTGTCATCACTCTCCTCATCGTATCCATCATTGGATTATTCATGAATTGGTACAGAAGAGACCATCGATTACCACCAGGACCAAGAGGAATACCATTCTTAGGAGTGGTTCCATTTCTTGGTAAACATCCAGCAAAAGCCATAACTGAATGGTCAAAAAAGTATGGAAAAGCTTATACCGCAAGATTTGGTAACAAGGATTTGGTGATTCTGACCGACTATGAACATATTTATGAC GTTAATATTCGCCAGTCATCGAAATTGGGTTCTCGACCACCAGCACACGTTTTTAATGCGACCAACCAGGGCCGAGGAATCGTTTTTGCAGACCTGGATGTGGTGGAAATTCACAGACCTTTCACTCTGCAGGCTTTAAAAAG GCTGGGAATGGGCAAAAGCTCGATGGCAAATAGAATACATGAAGAAACCTCGTATTTAATTCAAGCTATTCGAGAAAAAGGTGGTAAACCGTTTGATCCTAAG GATCTGTTTCTATATGCGGCTATGAACATAGCATGTTTGAATGTGGCAGGAGAGAGATATTCATATGATGATGACACACTTAAGAAAATGGCTTCGAAATTAGTCGATGG GTTACGAGATAACGGCATATACATTTTTTTGTCAAACGTCTGTGGCTATCTCGCGTCAATACCTCCATTCAAAAGTGCAATAGAAACGTACGTCAACGACTTTAACCAAGTCAAAG ATACTTTCGGACGCAAGATAAAAGAACATGAAAACACATACGATAAAAATGATTTGAGGGATTACATCGACATTTTCTTGGAAGAAATGAAAAAGGAGGATCATCATCCAACATTCAAC aaaaatcaaCTAAAAGTTACTTTGCACAATTTGCTGGATGGCGGATCGCAAACGCTTTCATGTACTTTATCATGGTGCATGCTTGCATTGCTACATTACCCGGAAAGTTATAAGAAACTCAAGGAGGAAGTTGACGATGTTCTAG atTGCAGTGAAAAAATCACTATGTCAGAccgcaaaaatatgaattatacCCAAGCTTTCATTCATGAATTGACGCGAAGATGCACACTCATCAAGGTCTTTGACAGTTGCTCTATCACAGATGAAGTTGAAGTCGATGGATACAAATTACCAAAAAACACAGGC ATATTCTCGATCAGTTGGGCAGTACATAACGatccatcatgcttttctgatcCCGACGATTTCAACCCGGACAGATTCATAAACCCAGAAGATGGAACTTTTCAAAAAAGTCAAAATACTGGATGCCATTCGCGATTGGAAAACGAAATTGCCTGG AAGTTCGAAATTTCGGTAGAAACAGGAACTGAAATTCCATCACTTGATGGTGGTCACGAGGGAGCTTTGTATACACCTCTTCCTATAAAATTGATTATGACTGAGAGAgaataa